The Cryobacterium sp. SO1 genomic sequence GAGCAGGTTGTTGAAGTCGCGGAAGGTGTTGCCGGTGCCTCCAGTGGCGCCCATGGCGAGGTCGTACTCGCCGTTCCGGAGCGCCAAGGTGTAGGCGGCCGGCTGCGGGGACTCGACCTTGACGTCGACGCCGATCGCGCCCCACTGCTTCTGCACCTCCTGCACCCCCTTGAGCCAGTCGTTGTAGCCGGCCGCGGTGGTGATGGTGAGGGTGAGCTGGGCACCGGAGGCGTCGACGAGCTTGCCGCCCTCAAGGGTGTAGCCGCCGGCGGCGAGGTACTCGAGCGCCTGGGCGGTGTCCTGGGTGATCAGGCCGGCGTCGGGGATCTCGGGGTTGAGCACGTCGGCCTGGTTGGGCAGCAGGATGTTGGTCTGCCCGGCCACGTCCATGTAGCCCTCGGCGGCCGCGTCGCCCACCAGGGTGCGGTCCAGCGCCGTGGACAGGCCCTGGCGCACGTTGACGTCGTTGAACGGCGCCTTGGTGAGGTTGGGGAACAGGGCGATGGTGCCGCCCGGCGGGAACCAGTAGGTGTTCTGGTTGCCGGCATCCACCCAGGCGCCGTCGACATCGCTGATGAACGAGTATGCCCAGTCGTAGCCCTTGGTGGCGACGTCGAGCTGGGTGTTGGTGGCCGGCAGGATCAGGTGCTCGGCGGCGACGGTGTCGGCCTTCCAGTAGTCCTGGTTCTTGTCGACGGTGTACTGCTGCGGGGCGAAGTTGCCCAGCGTGTACGGACCGGTGCCGACCGGGTCGGGGTTCCGCCAAGTGGTGGGATCCTCGACGTCGGCCCAGATGTGCTCGGGCACGATCAGGGTGGTGGACGCGATCAGCTGAGCGGCGGGCACGTCCGGCGCGGTGAGGTGCACCGTGACGGTGTCGGCGCCGACCTCGAAGGTATCGATGTAGCTCCAGATGCCCTGCAGGTCCAGCGACGGATTGTCCTTGAGGAGCTGGAAGGTGAAGCCGACGTCTGCCGCGGTGAAGTCCTCGCCGTCGGACCAGGTGACGCCATCGCGGATCGCGAAAACTATCGTGGAGGGGTCCGGCTGCGTGTACCCGGTGGAGAGCCACGGGTGTTCTTCGGCGTTGAGGTTGTCGAGCACGATCAGCGGCTCGTACATGTAGAACGCCGCGACCCGCTTGTTGATCATGAACGGGTTGAAGTTCTTTTCGAACAGCGGGGAACCGTTGTCGGCCGCGACGAGCATGGTGTCGTCGGGGATGGACGGGTCCGGCGCGCTCTGGATCTGGATGCTGCAGGCAGCGAGCGTGGAGGCGGCGACGGCCAGGGCCACACCGGCGAGCGTGCGGCGGACGAGCGAGCGTCGCGCCTGTGAACGGAGAGGCCCTGATCGGGGCCGAGATCGAGTGGGTTGCATCATTACTACCGGGTTTCCTCAGTCATCGTTGAGCTGATCGCGCCAGGGACAGGCGGGGGTGGCGCGTGATCTGACTCTGAGTGTATGCGCATACATTGGCGGAATGCAAGCACGGGTTCCCCCACGGTGTTGCCGCACCCGGTCAGACGCGGGGGCAGCTCTCCCGCAGCACAACCTCCACGGGCAGGGTGAACGCCTGCGGGTCAAGCGTTGGATCCTGCAAGCGCGCGGTGATGGCGTGCACGGCGGCGCGGCCCAATTCCACCATCGGCTGGTGCACCGTGGTCAGCCGCGGCCGCGAGTGCCGGCCGGCCGTGATGCCGTCGAACCCCGTGACCATGACATCCTCCGGCACCCGGATGCCGCGCTGCTCGAGCACGTCGAGAACGCCCAGGGCGGTTTCGTCATTGGAGCAGAGGATGGCGCGGGGCCGGTCCGCAGCCAGGATCCGTGCGGCCGTGGCCCGTCCGCCATCGCGGGTGAAGTCGCTGCGCAGGATCCGCACGCTGCTCTCGGCCAGACCGGAGTCGGCGAGGGCGTCGCGGAACCCCGCGAGCCGCTCGGCGTCATCGGGGGAATCGGTGGGACCGGCGATGTAGACGACGTCGTGCACGCCGTGGCCCTGCAGCACGTAGTTGGCCAGCGTGCGCATGCCGGGCCCGTTGTTCGCGCTGACGTGGTCGAAGTCGTCGGCGCGCTGGGCGCCGGCCAGGATCACGACGGGGATCCGCCGGGCCACATAGGCGAGCAGCTCGTCCGGCACGGTGCGAGCCAGAACGGCGAGGCCGTCCACCCGGCCGGCGATGTCGGTGACCATGGCTTCCCGGCTCGAGCCGCGTCCGGCGGCCACCATCAGGGCGAAGCCGCGGCGCCAGGCCTCGATCTCGGCCCCACGGAGCACCTCGTCGAAGTAAAGGTTCTCGGTATCGGAGAAGATGTCGGCGTCGTCCTCGACGATGGGCACGGTGTCACCGCGCGCCGAGTCCACGGGCTGGTCCGGAACGGTTTCGTCGTGGCCGGGGAAAAACAGGCCGATCACATTGGTGCGCCGGGCGGCGAGCCCCCTGGCCGCCGCGCTGGGAACGTAGCCGAGCTCGGTGACGGCGGCGAGCACGCGTTCCCTGGTGT encodes the following:
- a CDS encoding ABC transporter substrate-binding protein, translating into MALAVAASTLAACSIQIQSAPDPSIPDDTMLVAADNGSPLFEKNFNPFMINKRVAAFYMYEPLIVLDNLNAEEHPWLSTGYTQPDPSTIVFAIRDGVTWSDGEDFTAADVGFTFQLLKDNPSLDLQGIWSYIDTFEVGADTVTVHLTAPDVPAAQLIASTTLIVPEHIWADVEDPTTWRNPDPVGTGPYTLGNFAPQQYTVDKNQDYWKADTVAAEHLILPATNTQLDVATKGYDWAYSFISDVDGAWVDAGNQNTYWFPPGGTIALFPNLTKAPFNDVNVRQGLSTALDRTLVGDAAAEGYMDVAGQTNILLPNQADVLNPEIPDAGLITQDTAQALEYLAAGGYTLEGGKLVDASGAQLTLTITTAAGYNDWLKGVQEVQKQWGAIGVDVKVESPQPAAYTLALRNGEYDLAMGATGGTGNTFRDFNNLLSSEWVKPVGEEASNNFERFSDPAVDEILADYKVALDPAVQAELANQLQEVVYEQIPSISLYYGGAWGLFSDAKFTGWPSADDPYSSPKTYESTPLLILTNLKKVNDD
- a CDS encoding LacI family DNA-binding transcriptional regulator, whose translation is MAKAPTVYDVAERSGVSIATVSRVLRSPAAVREHTRERVLAAVTELGYVPSAAARGLAARRTNVIGLFFPGHDETVPDQPVDSARGDTVPIVEDDADIFSDTENLYFDEVLRGAEIEAWRRGFALMVAAGRGSSREAMVTDIAGRVDGLAVLARTVPDELLAYVARRIPVVILAGAQRADDFDHVSANNGPGMRTLANYVLQGHGVHDVVYIAGPTDSPDDAERLAGFRDALADSGLAESSVRILRSDFTRDGGRATAARILAADRPRAILCSNDETALGVLDVLEQRGIRVPEDVMVTGFDGITAGRHSRPRLTTVHQPMVELGRAAVHAITARLQDPTLDPQAFTLPVEVVLRESCPRV